From Candidatus Bathyarchaeota archaeon:
AATCGAATGTTTAGGAATGTGTCATTCTACTGTGACAGATTTCGCCAGATTCCTCGGCCTGTCAGGGTCGCAGCCCCTCTCGACCGAAACATAGTAAGCGAACAATTGGAGGGGTATGATGTAAAGTATCGGTGTGAGTAGGCCATCTACCGTTATCGGCATCTGAATGTAGTCGTCGAGGAGGCTCTTCAACTCATCATCAGTAGAATCGATGACACCTATCGTCGAGGCGCCTCTGGCCTTCATCTCCATAATGTTACCAACAATCTTCTGCCTCGTCTCATCCTTCGGAGCAATGAATATGGTTGGATAATCTGGCTCAACGACAGCTATGAAGCCATGTTTACTCTCACCAGCCGGATATGCGAGGGAGGGGATGTAGGATAGTTCAAGGAGTTTCAGTCTAGCTTCCATTGCGGTAGTCACATTGATTCCACGTGCCAAAAAGCAGAAGCTTCCCCTATCAGCATACTTGTATGCGAGCCTCCTGACCTCCGACTCTGAGAGAAGGACCTTCTCCATCGATTCGGGAATTTGCAGGAGGCTATTCTTCAGTCTACTCAGTTCGTCTTCAGAGATCGATCCAACCCTCTCAGCTAAGACTAGGGCGAGTCTGGTCATGATTGAGACTTGGGAGGTGAAGGTCTTTGTTGCAGCTACGCTGACCTCGGGTCCTGAGTTCTGGCCTATGTAAACATCGGAGAGACGGGTGAGTGTCGAGCCCATAACGTTTGTGAGACTCACTATGGGTGCTCCCCGGGCCTTCGCGTAACGAACCGCCTCCAAGGTGTCAGCGGTCTCCCCAGACTGGCTGACTGCAAAGACTAGAGTCTCTTCACCTATTATTCGACCGTAGCGATCAACAAACTCAGATGCGACAACAGGTTCGGTGTGGAGACCAGCGACCCTAGTGAATAGGTATGAGGCTGCCAAGCATGCATGGTAGGATGTGCCACATGCGATGAGGAATATTCGCTTCGCCCCCTCCATCTTTGAGGCTATCAGGTCATAGTATATTCGCTGGATCCTCAGAGCATTCTTGACTGCATATGGCTGTTCATGAATCTCTTTGAGCATGAAG
This genomic window contains:
- the glmS gene encoding glutamine--fructose-6-phosphate transaminase (isomerizing), whose translation is MCGIFGVVLREGRAAPLIRKSLELLEYRGYDSVGLATISAGKLEVRKDKGLLKDVDSKLNFESMDGNIGIGHTRWATHGAPSMENAHPQTGCDCEVAVVHNGIIENFLELRRYLEGRGHIFKSRTDTEVIPHLIEDHLSEGEDFIEAVRMAAKRLSGSYAIATISTHSPNMIVCVRKESPLVIGLGDSSNFCSSDVSAFLYLTKKAIFLEEDSLAVLEPDRVQLINFKTGEELEQNITMISWSPVDASKGGYAHFMLKEIHEQPYAVKNALRIQRIYYDLIASKMEGAKRIFLIACGTSYHACLAASYLFTRVAGLHTEPVVASEFVDRYGRIIGEETLVFAVSQSGETADTLEAVRYAKARGAPIVSLTNVMGSTLTRLSDVYIGQNSGPEVSVAATKTFTSQVSIMTRLALVLAERVGSISEDELSRLKNSLLQIPESMEKVLLSESEVRRLAYKYADRGSFCFLARGINVTTAMEARLKLLELSYIPSLAYPAGESKHGFIAVVEPDYPTIFIAPKDETRQKIVGNIMEMKARGASTIGVIDSTDDELKSLLDDYIQMPITVDGLLTPILYIIPLQLFAYYVSVERGCDPDRPRNLAKSVTVE